From the genome of Venturia canescens isolate UGA chromosome 11, ASM1945775v1, whole genome shotgun sequence:
ttacgtcgcgtcgattggagcccaataaaagacatgtatCCGATCTACCCgtatccattctcaaagtgaacgccattcgagtcgagtgtaacataaccactggtgcatacatcaacgggcgaaaagttcatacaattcacgaatttttcccatctgtaccggccggctataaaatcatcgaagtaccgtcgagcgtcatttatctaccaatcacaacgcgtcgaattgacaatatacagcttcgtattgtcgatcaagacggagatttgatcaatttccgcggtgaagtcatcaccataagacttcatataaaatctcaatgggcataatttacaatcatcgtattggcattattaataagccaacatgggatcgcgaaagcagtcgtcgatcaacgctcaaagagctaacacctcaaaaccttctgctattgaagagtttgggtctcaaaattcgtggagttcgcgtgtgagaaattatctgctttgctcgttgtgcatctgctgcctgcaatggaggaagaaatcgtaaacatccagacacccgtcatgtttgacgaatccatcatacattatgaggttcatgctcatcaaccatacgcatcgtcaacatacaacaatagtgatgaaatacgtatttcaatccagcatcaagatttatcaattctaccgagtaaaagttcaattcacatttgcggtaaactgacaaaggcggatggtacagcgttagctgcaacgagcctcgtcaacaatgccatttgtcatttattcgaggaggtgcgttatgaacttaacgcagttgaaatcgatcgtaataaaaatgtgggaatcacatctctcatcaaaggatatacatctcattcgtcggcgagaagtgcaatgcttgagaacaccggttggctcgatgttgaggagactaaacaaattgtagacgtagcaggcaactttgacgtatgcataccactgagcatgctgctgggatttgctgaagattatcgaaaaatggtggtgaatgcaaagcacgaattgattttgactagatcacgttccgatgataatgccatagttcaaccagccgctgaagattataaaattacactacggaaaattgaatggctcgttccatacgtcaccgtggcggataaacggaaaattcaactcttgaaattcatcgccaaagataccccaattccaatgagttttcgtacgtgggaattgtatgaatatccaatgttaccggcgacatcgaaacacgtgtggtcagtcaagacatcaacgcagctggaaaaacctcgatatgtgatcctggcattccaaacaggacgaaagaataataagaggcaaaatgcgagtaattttgatcattgcaacgttactgatgtaaaattatacttgaattcacaatgctatccttatggtaatatgaatttgaatatagaacaaaatcagtatgcagtactctacgatatgtatacaaactttcaaccgatgtactacaataaggaggccgaaccatggcttacaaaagctgattttctcaaatttgcacctctcattgtgattgactgctcgaagcagaacgattctctcaagtctggacctgttgatgtgcgcctcgaatttgaaacaagcacaaatattccagcacaaacatgcgcatactgcctcattctacacgatcgcatcgttgaatacaatcctgtgagtggtggggtgagaaaattggtataaaaccgtaccatcaacttcttcagccaacagtcatcatggattttgtcatcgatctacaaggcttcaaaggacccatcaatgagtttatactcaaagaaatttcaatcattcgtgcggacgtgaagaatgctgaacctctcacacttttcttcgcaccaccgtatgcatgggattctctaccggcaaagtataaaacgacaaacaaatggctggaacgtaattttcatggattatcatgggattttggtgtaataccatacgatgcggcaagaggaataattcaaactatcttacgcggcgctcataccatcttcgtaaaaggctgcgaaaaatcttcatggctgacgaactttttggatctgtcaacggagattgtcgatttggagactttggactgcccatcgttgaaaaaactgccgaaaagtccatcgaaatgcgaccaccaccacaccaacgaatcgaaatttaattgtgcaacgatgaatgtaaaatctttgaaaagctggttatatgtatatcatgcattgtgcaaacgagggatttttgaataaacaaaacattttttccatatatgagtgtgtgtgttttttttttattttatataatactcttcctcctcctcctcctcctctttcaaCATTACTCACACTTCATCGAAGATTTACATAtactatttacattttttctatttgttgagaaacattaaacttctctttgacaaaatttgatgGCCTTCAAATCGCCACCAAGATATTTCATATAAAGTTCCCCGTTATGAGCTGTTTCCAGGAGTTTCTTGAATGTAGCAGGATGCTGATCGAATGCCGTTACGACTCGTGGCGGCAGGAATATGTTGAATTCATTCTTGATTTCGGCAACGTATCTTTTGCCCCACTTGGTGTTTGCGATCCTGACATCCGAGACGAGATATTCCCCATCGACTTCGAGCTCGTTCAACTTCTTAGTAGGAAGATATTCGGACTTTGCGATGATGTCGTTTATTGCAGCGAACTCCATTTTACGATGAATatagtttttgagatttttccacaaagagcaagtcttgactcaactttatgaaaatgtgaagtgatgcttttttcttctggactctgctatttgtagtttttccatctatccctaccccaaaactgaatcatccccttccacacgttttcaaacaggttcaaacgtgatctatattgtGATCGATACAGTCTCCTCCGGTGgttcttttttctgtacaggctcaGACGGGTCATCTCTTTGATTTCGCCGACGTTTTGAACAcctgcattctaaacttgttcaaacacgttcggGCCTTCGCAACATTTCCAACAATGTCGTCGTTGAGGAgcaggaccgtcaatatgatcaTCCATCGACGATAcgttccaatgttcaacgcaacgacgtaacaATGCAATCTCTCTATCACATTTGTAATATtctggtaaacgatcccacaggatatctgtatattcactaaaacattgtttaaagacggtaggagatataatttggagctcctccgatgtcatttcacagggattttttatgcgtagagtcgtatagatattcacaagtcgttccattatgtgacacttttcacaatctcgacgtttaggtctacaagaatcaatatgcgtatgtagccagggttgattaaaatgatcgtagcacaattgatatgattgcacttcactatcacactgcaaatacttgggtaaacgattccataaagcaggaatgaatgcactataatacttcaaaagcaaagccttcggtaatgattcaagttcatttgctgttaatgccaatggatgtttcgccgggtggatagcatacatacttgcacacctctccatctcgacctcgacttcagaaatgatcccatttttttattccaatgtcttttaaatatttccctcCCCACTTTCATCACTAGAATTTCCGTTCTACTACCCCAAATCATttcatgatatatttttttaatactccgTCCCCCTAAAAACTCATTAAGTGATCAAGATAAATCTGGTTTGAGAAAAGTTGCGTGGGTGGGCATTTCCGtagaaagttttcgaaacactttttttttcagtgccaGTAAATCTTAGTTAGTTACACCATGGcggatatcaagagacgcggtagcggctcgacgccaagtattaaaaggaaaactgcagcgcaaaagaaaagccagcgcgagccctgccgctactcttatatacgcgaatatgccggttttatgacgtcacagaattttcaaacgattttcaCAGACAAACCATTTGATGAAAGGatctgaaaattggtgtcgattttttttcgatttttccctttccattggtccttgttgcaagtaaatccgtccagtcaatcccgagatatgtaatttttgtgaattaaaattcatcgtttcgggatttcttatttcttagagacagaggggcgtaagttgagaatgtttacatttggacttacgtcctttgcgaGACTGGTATACATTTTCGGCTCTCTTGTCAcacactacgctgaacgctgTATCCCCTCTCTtgcgcgtcgccgagcgagagagagagcaaagcTCGTCGCTATTGGTGCGCGACAGAGACAGCAATACCTCTGATGTGCGCACAACGGGCGATATCAGCGCCCGGTTTACGCATGTAGCATAGTAGTAGCATTCTAGCATCCTTACGTATACGTACGAATATACACACATCAGCGCGAGCGCCTTGAGCGTCGGCTTGGTTGTGTTCGTAGTTTAGAgggattaattaaaattaattaaaagaaataatatcattcatcgtttttcatcgttttgcGTTTCGAGAACGATGACTGTGAGCCGTAATTTACGAGTGTCGATTCTGATTGTCAACAACTGTTCGCAAATTCCAACACCTGTCATCGTCagatttttgagattttgtgCTAATTGTGCGtcgtgattaaaaaaaaatgacattcgTTCCGTGTTTAATACAGAACGATGGCTGTGAAACCGTAatttgtgagttttcgaaagtTCCAACACCTACCATCTTCACATTTTCGAGGTTATGGTGCGTCGTGGTTAGTATAgataagaaaataagaaacaaaccCAAAGAATGTGAACACCACCGACTACTATACAGCTTgtcgaattttgttttctttaaaAAGAGCATATGTAGGAGCagcagaaaaataaacaattgaaaTTGCCGGAGAGGTTatgtatgtattttttttattttacgaaactGCGAGTTACTTTAGTATTTAATTGCTGTGGTTGATTTATTTAGAAATTTCTGTTTTTATTCGAGATTATATAATTGGATATTGTGAAGAGTTATTCAGACAAATTTTATATTAGtttgaaacaaaaatctcAAGTCATTTTATGACGATTTAGAAAAATTCTCTGTTTTTATTCAAGATATAATTGAATATTGTGATATAtcattaaattatttattcgttaatAAAGAACTTAAAATTGGATACTGTGAAAAGTTATTGCGACAGAACTAATATCTCACCACGCTgaacaatttatggcatcttTTGCACAGGAAAACAGACTGAGCAGTTTTTCGAGTGATTGTTTTTGGAGAACAGAGGAAATGATGGGAATCGGCGGTTTTTCTTCCGAAGCATAGACAATGCTGTTTTTAAAAATGTGGTCTTACCATGCTGAACAATTTATGGCGTCTTTCGAACAGGAAAATAGACCGAGCAgtctttctcgtgtttttttgttggaGAACAGAGCAAATGATGCGAAgcagacgttttttttccgaaggATGGACAGTTTTGTTGGGAAATTTGGATTCTATTTCGAGAGGATGTTCCCAACTCGGATGTAGCATATGAGCATTATATTTATCATGAATCACTGCTTCGagcattatttttctcatggTTCGATCGTAACGGGCACATTCAATTCTGATCTCCGTCAAGCTACTCTCAAGCTCAGAAACGATTTAAGCCACAGGTTCGAGAAATGTGCTttctataaaattgaaatgaattcaCTTCTTTATCAAAGTTTTACATGACTATTTCTTAGTAAATTTCCTACATTAGTTTGAATAATAGCTGAAATTTGCTAACAGTTTTACATGTCCtccaatgaaataaaaatctcaaGTCATTTTaagacgaaaaatttttctgtttttattcAAGATTATATAATTGGATATTGTGATTATTATTTCAGACAAATTCTACATTAGTTTCAtccaatgaaacaaaaatctcAAGTCATTTTAAGACGATTTATAATAATTCTCTGTTTTTATTCAAGATTTATAATTGAATATTGTGAAAAGTTTTACCGCATCTTTTTCGAACAGGAAAACAGACCGAGCAGtctttcgagtgattttttttggagaaCAGAGCAAATTATGCGTAtcagaggttttttttccgaagtttttcaacaggATGTTCCCAATTCAGATGTAGTATGATCATTATACTGCTTCGAGCATAATTTTTCTCATGGTGTGCATTCAATTCCGATCGGATCGCCGTCAACTTACTCTTAAGTTCCGAAACGGTTCAAGCCACAGGTTTGAAGTATATACTCTGGCAAATTCTACATTTTTTCGGATAATATCTGAAGTTTATTAACATTTACATCAAGACCAATGAATTACTTCGgataatatttgaaatttgctaatagattttttgttgtttacataagaccaataaaaaaaatatcttaaattattttcaaatgattcacaaacattattttttccgcGTATATCATTAATTATTCGTTTATAAAGAACTTATAATTGGACAATGCGAAAATATCATTAATTATTCGTTTATAAAGAACTTATAATTGGACAATGCAAAAAGTTATTTTGACAAAACTAATATCTCACCGCGttaaacaatttatggcatcttTTTCACAGGAAAACAGACCGAGCAGTCTTTCGAGTGATTATTTTTAGAGAACAGAGCAAATGATGCGAATCAGAGGTTTTTTATCCAACGAATCGACAGtgctgttttgaaaaaatactgcgAAAAGTTATTTCGACAAAACTAATATCTCACCACGCTgaacaatttatggcatcttTTACACAGGAAAACAGACAGAGCAGTCTTTCGAGCGATTATTTTTGGAGAACAGAGCAAATGATGCGAATCAGATGTTTTTGTCCGACGTGTGATCTCATCACgctgaacaattttttttgcacagGAAAACAGACCGAGCAGtctttcgaatgatttttttttgaagaacAGAGCAGATGATGTGAATCAGCGGTTTTTTGTCCAAAGAATGGACGGTGctgttttaaaaaatgtggtCTTACCACACTGAACAATTTATGACCTCTTTCGCACATGAAAACAGATCAAGccgtttttcaagtttttttttggagaaCAGAGCAAATGATGCGAATCAAAGGTTTTTTATCTGAAGGATGGACAGTTctgttttcaaaaatgtggatGCTGTTTCGAGGGAAGGCTTCAATTCTGATGTTTCTCATGGTTCGATTTTaacgacactgaagtttgcaacgttcgagtctaacgaaacgaaaggaaaaaacttttgtaattcaccaatttttgatttcatGAAGCATCGGTGcggattgaaaaactacaaattgcaaattcgacagggaacaaaattggagaattactggaattatggGAAggttttttacatcatttcgttggactccaacgttgcgaacttcagcgtcatcgatTTTAATGTACATTCAATTCTGATCTTATCATCGTCAACTTACTCTCAAGATCAGAAACGATTTAAGTTACATTCACATGATTAGAAACATTCTCCAATAAGTTTTTCACTCTTTACATGCGTCCAATGGAATATAAAGAACTCATAATTCAATATAATTAAACGTTATTGCGTCAAAACAATCATCTTACTTTGTTGAACAATTTATAGCATTTTTTACacaggaaaaaataattaaaacagTTTCCATGGTCTCCGGATGAATCGGGCTTTGTTATGAATTCCATAATACTAGTCAACGGAGTGACTAGCCGAAGTGTGTTAATAATCattgtttattatttaatttttgatcAGGGATGGGAGCGgaacaaataaatgaaatttagaATCGAATGAGTTTTCACATATTGTCttattgcttttttttacGTTACATATTCTGCATGACATGTTAATTGTCACGGTTTTGCATATTTTAACTAAATATTTTAGTATATTTTAGTATCACATGtttatcactttttttaaataaggaACATTAAATGAGGAAAATTACGATGTTCCGTGGTTATTTCCTCTGGAATAACCACCTCGCCAATATCTTCGTGGAGGATCACGATATTTGTCGTTGCTCATCGCCAACAACATTTTGGCTAAAAAACCAATCCGTCGCCGCTCTTGCACCCGTCGTCCGGCTCGGTTTCCACGATGTCTTCCtgtttcaatttgaaaaaatacaaaaatgtatactttgttttttttttatttttttctgttactTACTTTCGAACGTGTTCTTCTGCTCTCCGTCTTCGGATTTCGACGTCGATGGCCCCGAATCATCGGAATTCTGCGCGAGAGTGAGTTTTTTTAGACGATTGGCTGTATCAACCAGCACCTCAGTACTTATTCTTTCATGATCCATTGGTATGTCAGTTTCATTTGcgtctggaaaaaaattccaaacaaaaaagatcataattatttttcgttttgaaaaaaataaaagaaactgaaacaGTATAACACTGTCGAAAAAtgcatcaagagacgcggttgcgtctcgatatatatatatatattatttatatattattcatattcaagagacgcggtagcggctcgacatcaagtattaaaagaaaaaaatattgtacttACTGTTGATTTTCGCTGATGAAGGATTCGTTTCGTTACCCGCTTCGTTGGTTTTGTCGATATCCCCATTTTTCGGAGTTTCGTCgatttgttcatccattttttcTAAACATAAATTTCAGTCAGGTCATtttaaaacattcatttttttaataattttttcacgtcGAGACTATTTGGAGTATAAACACAAGTATgctccaaaaaaaattgtattttctgtCGAGAATATGTTTTTTGGTGAATGTACTTACCAGTAATATGTACTTCCACAACGCACGTTCGAATTAGACTGAGCAGCTCACGCGGCGAAATCTAGGCTTCAGTTTTTCTTTgttgaataattgatttcgatTGGTCGTTGTCACACGTGCACGCGACCGCATTGGTGTTTGACCACATGAAAGAAAGTGTGACAGAGAAAGAAATAGGAAAACAATGATTCTTATTGGTCACGACACCGCACGGTAGCACAACCACGTAAGGTTCAAGTGtacaagagagagaaagtatataatgtaagaacgCCAATCGGATAAACtaaaatttgaaaagcaaGGAGAAGGGTCTATGTGTACGAGCGAAAGAGAACAATAATAATACGATAAATTGCGAATTTTAGAGGTCGTTTCGTTGGTTACAGGcacaaagaaagaaagagagagagtgagctaCATCTTTGTTTCCTTTCCACTCTTATTTTTGAATTCGTGGTTTCCGAAGTGTTTTTCATTTACGTACTTTATCAGAGGTGAAAAAGGGTTTACAATCGTTTTATATTATGTGTTCAACTCAACATTATGTGTTTaatgtgaaattttatttcaaattttactgTGCAGATTTAATAAGAGTGAGATAGTTATAAATCAGGAGACACGGTAGCGGTTTTGTGTTTTCCTAGTGGCTGATTAGATATCATTTATCGTACTCCTCATATATTTGGTAAGTAACcaagaacaaataaaaaagaatgtatacatttatttccttttcaaaaaaGGATACAAATTACGAACTATTGAATttgataatttcattttccgtCAGTTCATTCATTTTGGGTAATCAAGAAGATTTTGAAATTACGTTTGCACGAGCTCTCCCACATTCGTATatctatatctatatatcATCTCATCATATACGTTTATATGGAATTCTCATTGATTTTCCGAATCGATTTACAGAGTACATTTACACGCGGCATTTTTATACCGGtctattaaggagtttcggtacaggcgatacaatgttgccatgctgaaccatgctaaaaacataaaaaatttcaaaaagttcagaattttataaaatttggtgaacatattctttagtgccaaatttgacaatacaaattttttaagatttttcttctacacagttatcgagtagttgatcactaaagttcacgtgtataagcatagcgtttccatatatatataggtatacattccgggcattataaagaaatctgctttataatgcgtaattacacgataactaagtagaagaaaattttgaaaaaatttgtgttttcgcacttgatgttgaagaacattatcaccaaatttaatcaatttcttaatatttagacttctgtagcGAAACTCCTTATTAACGCCCGATGTTGTAAAAGCCGGTGCCGGTACTGTAAAAATTTCGCAGCATGTTCATTTGTATTTCTTGACATGTTGTCGATCGCGTGgtcaatatatttatattttatacgTGTCAGGCAATGGggacaaaaattataatcgaCAAACCAGGAGTAAG
Proteins encoded in this window:
- the LOC122417894 gene encoding uncharacterized protein, whose protein sequence is MDEQIDETPKNGDIDKTNEAGNETNPSSAKINNANETDIPMDHERISTEVLVDTANRLKKLTLAQNSDDSGPSTSKSEDGEQKNTFERRHRGNRAGRRVQERRRIGFLAKMLLAMSNDKYRDPPRRYWRGGYSRGNNHGTS